CCTATGTACGGGGAAACCATGAAATTGCTCGGGGGAATATAAACATCCGACAATTTGCCCAATAATTTTACCTTGCTGGCATCAATACCGATTTCCTCCTCAGCTTCTCTGATGGCCGTAATGCTCAAATCCGAATCTTCAGGCTCCCATTTTCCTCCGGGAAGGGCTATCTGACCTCCATGAACTCCCGGATAACTCGGCCTTTTTATGAAGGGAATAAAACTATTGTCTGCATCAGGATAAAATAGCATCAAAACAGCCCCTTTGCGATGGTCATCACGAATCATGGACGCAAAACGCTTTTCATCTATAGGCTGCGGAGACATGGTAATTTGACCCAATCTCCCCGGCAATGGATGCTCTAGCATCAACTCAAGTCTTTTTACAACTTTCTTTAAATCCATGGTATTTCTCCTGATTTTAAATAAACTCTTTCAAATTAAAAAACTCCAAATTATTCGCTGAGGTTCATGCCAATCAACTACTTTGATTAATGTTGAAAATATTCCCAACAAATTGGATTCTCCAAGTCGTTAAAAATCAATATTATCCAGTTTATCTTTGAGGTATTTTGTCTTAGGATATTCGGAAGTGTGAAAAGGATGGTTAAAGACATAATACACTTGTCGTTCAGGATTGATGAGCCATACCTTTGGTGTAACTCCTTCTTCGTCTTCAAAAAAACCGGAAACCATCAAATATTCAGGACTTACCCAAACCGCTTCCTCAAAACCACCTGATGGCCCCATAAACAGGAGTCTTTCCCGCATGCCATTGGACTTAAAATAAATCACTTCCGAATCAGGATTGAAAGACACTCCGCCCTCCTCCGGAATCACTACTTTGTAACTATAAATATCCACTACCCCTCCTCCCTCGGGATGGGGAATCAAAAATTTATGGAAAGGATTTCCCGGTTGAATAAAATTTTCTTCAGGCCACTCTAAGGATTCGTAAGTGACTTCTCTGCTCATGGAAAATTTTGTGATATCAAATCTGGGATCCACTTCTTTCCAGAAGCTCCCCCATTGGGAAACCTGTTGCAACCCGCTACTGAGAAGTTGGTTAAATTCTTCCTCTTGAGAAATACTTTTATCTGAAATGACCTCTTCCGATTTTTCTTTTTGAAAAGTACAGCCTCCTATCAATACCAAAGAAAGTATCATCAATCGTTTGATGGAAAGGTTCGAAAGAAGAGGCATAGAAATGAAATATGGAATTGCGAATGAAGCATAAAATCCCCAAAAATCAAAAAAGGTCAGAACATTGCGCTGACCTTTTTTATCTCTCAAACCTATTAAACCTATTGTAGATATTCATCGAATGAATAACACTCGGGAAAGGTAAATAATGTTTTTAAAATGTCCAAACAATCGATTGCGAAAATTTTATTTTGTCATAATTTCATCAATTAAAAGTGTAAATTATAGCGGTTTTTTGATATTTAAAATGGGTAAAAATTTATTTACCAACATACTATCCAATTAATCTTGTGAAAAAATAATTGTCCTTATTAAAAGAAATTTGTTGTGGATCGAATGAACATTTCTGCATTTTGAAACAAATTTTTATTCCGGATTTTCATTTGACTCCCTTATAGTTTGACATTCTTTATATCTTTCAGAACTACTTTGTGTCTCATTGCTTTGAAAAAAAGAAATCAAAATCCGGGAGAAAAAATTTTATGGACAATGAAAAAATAAAATATACCGTAACGGAAATGATAGAAGGATTTGGGAATTATATCAATTCCTTCAATGAATTGACCCGACTTGCTCCCGGTTTTTTTAAACATCGGGATTGGACTACCATGCAACAAAACCACCGTCGCAGGTTGAGGCTTTACAAAGATCAGGTCAAGACCACCGGGTCCCACCTGAAAGATTTCTTGGGTGACATTTTAGATGATTACCATTTTTGGATAGAGGCAAAAGCAGCCTATTCAGTAGCTATCCAAGAAAGCAAATACAAGGAATTGGCAGAGACTTTTTTCAATTCCATCATTAGAAAAGCATACCATGGTTTGGCCATCAATGATCGATTGATGTATGTCCATGAAGGTTATAACTCCTGTGATATCTATCCAGATGAAAACCTATATTACAGCTACCCTGTGGAATGGGGCTTTAAAAAAATTCTGGACAAAATGTTGGATGATTTTGATTTTGGAGTTCATTTTTTGAACCGGGATGAAGATATCAGGTTTTTGGAATTGGCTATCCAGGAAGTGATTTTAACCCGATATAAGACCAGTCCGGAAACCACAACCCAGGTATTGAAAAGCGTCTTTTACAGAAATAAAGCAGCCTATCTTATTGGCCGGATCAGGGTCAGAAAAAAATGGATGCCATTTGTTATTCCTTTTGTTAACACTTCAGATGGGGTGGCGGTAGATACCATGATATTTGACCCCAACCTGATGAGTGGTCTGTTCAGTTTTACCAGGTCCTACTTCATGGTGAAGGCTGATATTCCTTCCCAAATGATCTCATTTCTCAATTCTGCCATTCCGAATAAAAAAATCCATGAACTGTATAATGCCATCGGTTTCAACAAACATGGCAAAACAGAGTTTTACAGGGATTTTCTGGGTCATTTGCAACAAAGTAATGACCAATTTGTCATTGCGGAAGGAGTCATGGGAATGGTCATGACCGTGTTCACCCTTCCTTCTTACAATATTGTCTTCAAAATGATCAAGGATTATTTCGATCCCCCAAAAACGATGACGAGGCAAGAAGTCAGGGAAAAGTATAAAATGGTGGGTCTGCATGACCGGGTTGGAAGAATGGCTGATACCCATGAATTTGAAGAGTTCCATTTACCTTTGGACAGGATTCATCCTGACCTCATGAAGGAACTTAGAAACACGGTCAATTCTCTAATCGAAATAAATGGTACAGAATTGATCATCAAACATGTTTACATTGAAAGAAGAATGATTCCTTTGAATTTATACTTGGAAAATTGCAGTTATGAGGATGCAAAAGAAGCTGTTGAAGAGTATGGAAATGCCATTATTCAACTGGCCAAAGCAAATATCTTTCCCGGAGATATGATGACCAAAAACTTTGGCGTGACCAGACAAAAAAGGGTGATATTTTATGATTATGATGAAATTGAATTTTTGACCGATATGAATTTCAGGAGGAAACCCAAGCCTGAAAATTACGAACAGATCTATGCTGCCACACCATGGTATGATATTGCAGCAAACGATGTCTTTCCTGAGGATTTCAAAAAATTTATGATAGGAAGAAATGATGTGAAGGATTATTTTTTTGAATTCCACAAAGATCTTTTTGAACCTGAATTTTGGCAAAAAATTCAAAAAAGAATCCTTGAGGGAGAATTAATCCATGCATTCCCCTATCCGGAACATATCAGATTTAGACCTTCATTGGAAATTTAGAGGATTATTTTAACCTTTTCCAATCGGACTTCAATTCCCAACTTCCACCCACTTGTTTCAATTCAGCTGTCCATCTATACGTCTTAGGCCAATTCTTGAATATCTTGACTACAGCGTATAGAAACCTGACAGTTGCCTTGGATTCATTGGGAATCCATCCTTCAGTTGGTTCGAGCACTAAAAATACTTTGGTCTTGTTTCTTTGGACCTGATAAGTTCCTTCTATCCTTCCAGTACTGTCATGACCTTTTACAAAGAATTTACCTGACAGCTCAACAGATTCTTTTAAGAGATTCAACTGAGGAAAAGGTGGCTCAAAAACAAGCTGAATTTCATGCTTTGGAGATCTTTTTACGAATTTTTTTATTTCCAATGCAGGGCCATTGGTCGTAAGTTCTAATTCAGTATCCCCTTTTTTGAGTAAGTTCTTATCAGCAAATTCTTCAGAATCAACCTTTCCAATCATGGCAGGATTGAATGTGACTACAAAGGGATCGCCAGAATATCTGGTAAAAAACATCCACATACCATCCAAAGGGATCGGAAATTTATCCGGCTTATGATGTTTCCCATCAATAGTTATTGAGAATTCAGTATGTTTCCTTCTTACAAAATAAAAATCATGGACATAAACCAAGGGCATGGCCGAAGGGCTTTCAGCCGCATCTCCCATAGGCGCCAAAAGACCAAATGGCTCCCTTTTTTCAGGATGTTGCTCTAGAATCCTGATTTCAACCTTTCTTCCCGTTTTATCTTTAAAAATAATATCGGCATGAATTCCCGCATCCATAATTTCGAAAACAGAACTTACAAAGTCACTTTCAATCATCTGATTAAGGCCTTTTCCTGCAATATCATAGGTTTTTTCTTGGAGTTTCAAGCCCTTTTCATGATAGACATCCACTTTCATGTCATTCCTCCACCCTATGACCAATAGACCTTTACCATGGATATCATCATCAAAATATTGGGGTTCAAACCCTTTGTAAATAGTGTCTGGATCGTTTTCAAAATTGACTAAAAGCAGTCGTTCCATTGGATCAACATGAAATGAAAAAGGATTTAAAATCCGGTTGTTTTTTTCATTTAAATAAATGGACTCGGAATGCTGCATTTTCATCAAATTAGGGATTTTACAATTGGTTGAATACAAAGAGAAATTATCCCAAGAACCCCTATTCTCTCTTTTGCTTACTTTTGGAACACAAATTTATCTTTTGACTTTTAGTTGGGTTAAAACCAAAATCAACTGATTATATGATTCTTATCAGTTGATTAAAGAGGTAATCAAAGTACCTTTGTCCTATAAATTTCGAAAACGATGAGGATAGTTTTTCTCATATTAATTTTAATTCATGCCCTGATACATATCATGGCATTTCTCAAGGCTTTTGAGCTTGCGGAGTTAAAAGATTTCACAAGTCCGGTTTCAAAACCTATAGGATTGATCTGGTTCACCTCATTCATAATCTTATCAGCTGCTGCTGTTTTTTATTTTTTCAATACGCCATATTGGTGGGTTTTGGGATTAATTGGTGCAGTACTGTCTCAGATACTGATATTTCAATTTTGGTCTGAAGCCAAATATGGTACCATTCCCAATGTCCTGATTCTTTTGGTTGCTATAATTGCCTGTTTCCAGTTCTATCTGGATAAAAGCATTCAAAAAGAGATCACCTATATTTTTGATGAATCGGTCACCCAAAACAGAAAAATCATCAGAAAAGATATGATTGTCGATCTTCCTTCCCCTGTTCAAAATTGGTTGGAAAACTGCGGCATCGTGGGAAAACCAGCAATAGGAAATGTCCAAATGGAACAGTTGTTTGAGATCAAACTCAAACCCGATCAAAAAAATTGGTACAGTACAAAAGCGAAACAATACATTACTGCAAATCCGCCTTCATTTATCTGGACTGCGCGTATGCAAGTAATGCCTTTAGTATACGCTTCGGGCCGGGACAAATTCATTGACGGAAAAGGTGAAATGCTCTTTAAATTACTTTCAATATTTCCTGTTGCCAATGACGGTAACAATCCAGAGATCAATGAGGCTGCTCTTCAAAGATTTTTGGGGGAGATTGTCTGGATTCCATCTGCTGCATTGGAAAAATATATCAAATGGGAAGCCATCGACAACAATTCAGCAAAAGCTACCTTATCCTACCAAGGCACCTCAGGTTCGGGTATTTTTACCTTCAATGAAAAAGGAGAAGTGGAGAAATATACCGCAATGCGATATATGGGAAGTGGACCTGATGCAAAAAGATTTGAATGGTATATCGATATAGCAGAGAATAAAGAAATGAATGGCATCATTGTACCCAATAAGTGCAGTGCAACTTGGGTTTTACCTTCCGGTGAATGGACCTGGACTGAAATTGAAGTCTTAAAAATTAATTTCAACTGAATATAATTAATTTATTGTACTAGTTTTGGTCTGTGTTCTGTGACAAATTGAAAGAATTATCAATAAATAAATCACCTGTAATTATGCCTGTTTCACGAGGTTTAAAATTATTTTCAATAGTAGTCTTTATTCTACTACCGATCTATAGTCACGCACAATATCCTTATCTAGGGATGCAGACAAGCTGGAGAAAAAGTATGGTCAGCGCTACCATGAACCCTGCTGAAATTAATAATCTGCACCGAAAAGTGGAAGTTGGTTTTTTTGCAACTAATGCTGTAATCAGTACCAACACACTTTCTTTTGGACAGATGGTGAACAATACCAATGACTTATGGGACAATTTGATCAGCGAAGCGAGTGGCAATATTCAGGGTACAACGGAAGGGACTGTAATGATACCTTCTGTAGGCATTAAACTAAATAAGTGGTCAGTGGGACTTCTTTCACAGGCCTATATATCTGGAAATATCATTGACATAAATGCTGATTTGGGAAGACATATTACAGATAATCGTAATTCTTTAAATTCAACTTCTTTTGGAATTGACAATCCGCAAAATCAAAGAATTGCAGGTTCAACCTGGGTAGAAACAGGATTGATCATTGGAAGAGAAATCTGGAACAATAAAAACAGTAAGCTGTCGCTTGCAGGAAATTTTAAAATGGTCTATCCTATAAATTACAACAATATAGGAGTTGATGCATTTCAGGGAGTTTTGATAAGAGATGGATCAGAAATTACGATTTCAGATGCCAGTGCTTCCATTAATTTGATTTACAATAGAGATCTTGTTGATTTTAGAAGTCTTGATTTTGATTACAGTAATTTAACATTTGAAAATCCTTCAGGTTTTGGACTTGATTTTGGGGTAAACTGGCAATTGAAGAATGAAAGAGGGGTTTGGTTGAACAGCGGTTTGGCTGTAAGGAATATAGGAAAAGTGAAGTTTGGGGATAACTTTACTGCCCATAATTTTACAATGAATATTCCTGAGGGCAATGATTTCAATATTGATGTATTGAATACCGATCTTGAGAATGTGAGAACGGTTTTTATGGAAAGTGATTTTTTCAGTTTTACATCAAGCCAGGAAGGTTTCGAAGTTTACCTGCCAACAGTTTTAGCAATTAATGGAGATATGAAGATTTCAGAGATTTTCTATCTGAGTTTTTATGGTCAGACATTTATCCAAAACAAAAATTTCGAATTCCAGATACCAAACGCCAATATTGTATCCCTTATACCAAGTGCGATTTTTGGAAAATTTGAAGTTTATTCCCCTTGGACATATTTCGATATTTCAAACCTCACCGTTGGTTTAGGGTTTAGATATGGTGGTTTTTTTATTGGGTCCCATTCTATCCTCAGTGGGGTCATAGCAGATACCAACAAGCTTGATGTGCATGCAGGTCT
This window of the Aquiflexum balticum DSM 16537 genome carries:
- a CDS encoding NUDIX hydrolase; this translates as MDLKKVVKRLELMLEHPLPGRLGQITMSPQPIDEKRFASMIRDDHRKGAVLMLFYPDADNSFIPFIKRPSYPGVHGGQIALPGGKWEPEDSDLSITAIREAEEEIGIDASKVKLLGKLSDVYIPPSNFMVSPYIGFLEETPIFHPDPKEVERIINCPFPLLLDKNIRKVTKVSASSGLSLEAPYFDIEQEVIWGATAMMLGEFTYLWDSTKF
- a CDS encoding bifunctional isocitrate dehydrogenase kinase/phosphatase, whose amino-acid sequence is MRDKKGQRNVLTFFDFWGFYASFAIPYFISMPLLSNLSIKRLMILSLVLIGGCTFQKEKSEEVISDKSISQEEEFNQLLSSGLQQVSQWGSFWKEVDPRFDITKFSMSREVTYESLEWPEENFIQPGNPFHKFLIPHPEGGGVVDIYSYKVVIPEEGGVSFNPDSEVIYFKSNGMRERLLFMGPSGGFEEAVWVSPEYLMVSGFFEDEEGVTPKVWLINPERQVYYVFNHPFHTSEYPKTKYLKDKLDNIDF
- the aceK gene encoding bifunctional isocitrate dehydrogenase kinase/phosphatase, which translates into the protein MDNEKIKYTVTEMIEGFGNYINSFNELTRLAPGFFKHRDWTTMQQNHRRRLRLYKDQVKTTGSHLKDFLGDILDDYHFWIEAKAAYSVAIQESKYKELAETFFNSIIRKAYHGLAINDRLMYVHEGYNSCDIYPDENLYYSYPVEWGFKKILDKMLDDFDFGVHFLNRDEDIRFLELAIQEVILTRYKTSPETTTQVLKSVFYRNKAAYLIGRIRVRKKWMPFVIPFVNTSDGVAVDTMIFDPNLMSGLFSFTRSYFMVKADIPSQMISFLNSAIPNKKIHELYNAIGFNKHGKTEFYRDFLGHLQQSNDQFVIAEGVMGMVMTVFTLPSYNIVFKMIKDYFDPPKTMTRQEVREKYKMVGLHDRVGRMADTHEFEEFHLPLDRIHPDLMKELRNTVNSLIEINGTELIIKHVYIERRMIPLNLYLENCSYEDAKEAVEEYGNAIIQLAKANIFPGDMMTKNFGVTRQKRVIFYDYDEIEFLTDMNFRRKPKPENYEQIYAATPWYDIAANDVFPEDFKKFMIGRNDVKDYFFEFHKDLFEPEFWQKIQKRILEGELIHAFPYPEHIRFRPSLEI
- a CDS encoding DUF6544 family protein, whose protein sequence is MAFLKAFELAELKDFTSPVSKPIGLIWFTSFIILSAAAVFYFFNTPYWWVLGLIGAVLSQILIFQFWSEAKYGTIPNVLILLVAIIACFQFYLDKSIQKEITYIFDESVTQNRKIIRKDMIVDLPSPVQNWLENCGIVGKPAIGNVQMEQLFEIKLKPDQKNWYSTKAKQYITANPPSFIWTARMQVMPLVYASGRDKFIDGKGEMLFKLLSIFPVANDGNNPEINEAALQRFLGEIVWIPSAALEKYIKWEAIDNNSAKATLSYQGTSGSGIFTFNEKGEVEKYTAMRYMGSGPDAKRFEWYIDIAENKEMNGIIVPNKCSATWVLPSGEWTWTEIEVLKINFN